The Bacillus sp. FJAT-27916 genomic interval TCTATAATGAGATGATATATGGTGATGTGCTGACAGTTGTTAAGTCCATGGTCAAGGAATATGACACGGTCTTGCTAATCGATGTGCTAGAACATCTGGATAAGGAATCGGGCTATGAATTAATCGATGAAATTTTGCAGATAACGAACCGGTCACTCATCATTTCAACCCCTATCCAATGGGTGGAACAGGGAGCCTACTTAGGAAATGAATTAGAAGTCCATAGGAGCAGCTGGAGCATGGTGGATTTTGCTGATTATGATTATCAATTCAGTCAAGTGAAAATCGGAAATAATGGAGCTAATCTGTTCAAACTCTATCCAACGGTGATCCAGCGAAAAGCCCTGGCCACTGTCAAGCCGTTAAAGTTAGCTTATTTTCTCCCGCATCATAATCTAACGGGAGGGTTAAAGATGCTTTTGTCCCAAATGGATGCCATGCGGAAAAGGGGACATTACATAACGGCCCTATATAAAGGGGAAGAGGGAGATTTTGTTTTGCCGTCATGGTGCCGGATAGAAGTCGACGAAGAGATACTCATCCCGCACAATCAATTAGCCCGTGATTATGCGGATGATTGTGATGTCATTGTTGCGGGATGGATTCAGCAGGTCCTTGAATTAAAGGGGGCTAAAGCAAAGGTTGTCTATTGGGAGCAGGGTCATGAGTGGTTATTCGGAGACGTAAGGAATTCTCAGCAAATCGATTTGATCAGGAGGCAAATGGAAACCTATTACACATCAGGGGTAGACGTAATGAGTGTCTCCCGATTTGTGGAAAGGGTACTGATGGCCAGATATAATCTTCAGACAACGGTGATTCCGAACGGCATTGATACAACTCTATACTGCCCGCCTGCACAAAGAAATGAAGAAGAGCCCGTGACAGTCCTTCTGATTGGCAATCCAACGCTTTCGTTTAAGAATTTTCCCACAGCCATTAATGTCCTGCAAATATTATGGGAACGAGGGCATAAGTTTCAAGTGAATTGGGTTTCGCAAGTTCGACCTGAAACAAATGTCGGCTTTCCGCTGAAGATAATCGTGCATCCGAGCGAAGAGGTACTCATTTCTTATTATCAGCAGGCAGATATTTTCCTTTATACATCCTGGTATGAAGGGTTTGGGATGCCGCCGCTCGAGGCTATGGCATGCGAGACAGCGGTGGTGGCAACGAAATGCGGGGGGATAGATGACTACGCCGTCCATGATTTCAATAGCTTGCTGGCAGAACCGGAGGATGAGGAGAAGCTAATCGTCCATATGGAAAGCTTACTCATGAATGAAGAACGGAGAGAATATTTAGCTGTGAATGGGAGGAAGACAGCCGTTGATTATAATTATGAACGGGTTATACCGAAACTTGAGGATTATCTGCTAAGTTTATTGGGAAGTAAAGTCAGTCCATGATGGTATGTGCCAGAAGACCATTTTTGGTCTCTGGCCCGTGTTTTTTATATGGATAAAAAAAGCTCCTAATGTCATTTGTAAAATCATTAGAAGCGTTCTTTGTTCTTAATGGTTATGTTTCATATTATGCTCTAAAACTCGTGCGACCTGCTGGAACTCAGCGTCTGACTCAATCTCATGCAGCTCGCCTTCCTCATCAACGCGGAAGAAAAAGATCTCCATGTCCTCATTCGTGTCACGCTTGATCTCCTCCACAAGACCAGCCACTGCATATTCTGCGCCGTCCACATCCAGTGTGCCGAGAATTTCTATTTCTTCATCTTGGCCATTTTCGCCTTCGAGTACGAGGATCTCTCCAATTTCAATTTTGCTCATGTTTTTATTCTCCTTTATAACCTTTGTCCGAACAGTATAACGGTTACAGCAGGAAAAAACAAATATTCATAAGCATTACATTTTTCATACTGATGGCTTATTGATACGATGGTATGGAAATAACTAGCAGGAGGTTATGCCTACATGTCAAATGTGCACGTACCAGTCTCCGTGCTGAATCTTGCGCCAATCCGCAAAGGAGAGGGAGCGAAGGAAGCCATTGCTTCCTTGGTCGATTTAGCGCAGGCTGTTGAACAAATGGGATATACACGCTATTGGGTGGCTGAGCATCATAATGCGCCGACATTGGTCAGTTCAGCAACCGCAATCTTGGTAAAACATATACTTGAACACACGAAGGAAATTCAAGTGGGGTCAGGAGGAATTATGCTTCCCAACCATTCCCCGCTCGTAGTAGCCGAGCAATTTGGCACGATGGAGACCATTTACCCGAATCGTTTGAATTTGGGGTTAGGGAGAGCGCCAGGGACAGATATGCTTACCGCCAGTGCCCTTCGCCGCTCTAATCATAACTCGGTCTATACATTCCCGGCGGATGTGGAGGAAATCTTAACGTATTTCGGACCTGAGGATGAACAAGGGGCTGTCAGAGCCTATCCGGGTGTTGATGCAGACGTACCAGTCTTTATTCTTGGCTCCTCAACAGAATCAGCGGTGCTTGCAGCTAAGCTAGGCCTTCCATATGTCTTTGCCGCCCATTTCGCCCCGCGCTATATGGAAGAGGCAATCGAGATCTATAGAGAGAGATTCCAGCCATCCATGTATTTAGACAAGCCATATATGATGGTATGCCTGAATGTCATTGCGGCTGAAACAGATGAAGAGGCTTTGTTTGAATCGACCACATTGCAGCAGTTCTTCCTGAATGTCGTCCGAGGGACGAAAAACCCATTAAGCCCGCCTGTCGAATCGATGGATGGATTATGGAGTCCAGGTGAAAAACAAATGGCACAATCGATGACAAGCGTTTCCTTGATTGGATCCAAGGAAACCGTTCGAAAGCAGCTGGCTGAATTCCAGGCTGCCCATCATGTCGATGAAATCATGGCAGTTTCCTATATTTTTGATCCGGATAAACAAAAACGCTCCTATGAAATTTTGAAGGAGATTACGAGCGAATAAATGATAAGCGACGGAATCCTTTTAATAAGGTACCGTCGCTTATCTATTTGCTATATAATAGATGGAAAAATAATCCTGTCTATTTTTAGGATCGAGAGAATGGGGGGAGTAGCGGATGATTAGACGATTAGACTCAAACGATCATGAAGAATGCTTTCATTTTTTGAAAGGGGAAGCGGCTGAAAATGTCTTCATCATTGGAGATATTGAGGCATATGGCTATGAGCAGGAATTTCAGCGGGTATGGGGAGAGTTCAATGAGAAGAATGAATTGATTGCCGTCCTATTGAAATATCGGGAGAATTATATCCCTTATGCCAAAACGGAAGAATTTGATGGGAAGGGTTTTGCGGAAATCATATTAGCTGATGGGGATTTTAGCTTCCTGTCAGGCTTGGAGCGCTGCATAGCAAGAATAGAGCCTTACCTGTCTAATAAGCTGAAGAAGAAAAGACAATTTTATTATGCCAAATGTACCGCTTTGAGCGAGGCTGCCCATATTACTCCAGCTAAAGCTGAGGTGAAATTGGCTGTTCCGAATGATGCGCACCGCCTTGTGCACCTGCTGAAGGCTATTCCTGAATTCAGCGATTCAATCATCACGGAGGAAAGTAAAAAGGAAAGCATGGAAGGCGGAGCATCCCGCACCTTCTACATAGAAATGGACGGAAAAATGGTTTCAACAGCCTCAACAACCGCCGAGAATTCCAGCTCTGCCATGGTGGTTGGGGTTGCGACCGATCCGGCTTACAAGAAACAGGGATTGGCCAGCGCCTGCATGATGAAGCTTTGTAAGGAATTACTTGGCGAGGGTAAGGAGCTTTGCTTATTCTATGATAATCCTGAGGCTGGGACGATTTATAAGAAGCTGGGATTTGAGGATATTGGTTTTTGGGTAATGAATATTTATCATCGGTAAAGGAATCTAGCATCGAGCGCATAAGTCATTTACAGGCTGTCTCTGATTTTAGTTGGGAGGCGGCTTTTTTGCGTATTTATTAACCAAGAAAGGGATGTATATCATACACAAAATAGTATTTTTATGCGATAATTTTATGTGGTAAAAAATATTTACCATTCTATTCTTTTTAATGTATATATTGAATATCTCGTAGAAATCAATTAAGATTTTTATTATTTATAAATAATTTTGAGAGGGAAAAGAGGTATCATGCAAAAACAACAAGATAAAAAGATGTATGCAGCAGGAGCAGTGTTAAAGAAAGAAATTGGCATGAAAGAAGCCCTTACCATTGTAGTTGGAGTGGTTATTGGATCTGGGATATTTTTTAAAGCGACACCTGTAATGGATAGC includes:
- a CDS encoding glycosyltransferase → MPCSWYQAIPAIIDLVLLDKPQSILDLGAGFGKYGVLLREAGDIPYERYDRNNWGLVIDGVEGFRSYKNPLHEYVYNEMIYGDVLTVVKSMVKEYDTVLLIDVLEHLDKESGYELIDEILQITNRSLIISTPIQWVEQGAYLGNELEVHRSSWSMVDFADYDYQFSQVKIGNNGANLFKLYPTVIQRKALATVKPLKLAYFLPHHNLTGGLKMLLSQMDAMRKRGHYITALYKGEEGDFVLPSWCRIEVDEEILIPHNQLARDYADDCDVIVAGWIQQVLELKGAKAKVVYWEQGHEWLFGDVRNSQQIDLIRRQMETYYTSGVDVMSVSRFVERVLMARYNLQTTVIPNGIDTTLYCPPAQRNEEEPVTVLLIGNPTLSFKNFPTAINVLQILWERGHKFQVNWVSQVRPETNVGFPLKIIVHPSEEVLISYYQQADIFLYTSWYEGFGMPPLEAMACETAVVATKCGGIDDYAVHDFNSLLAEPEDEEKLIVHMESLLMNEERREYLAVNGRKTAVDYNYERVIPKLEDYLLSLLGSKVSP
- a CDS encoding DUF1292 domain-containing protein codes for the protein MSKIEIGEILVLEGENGQDEEIEILGTLDVDGAEYAVAGLVEEIKRDTNEDMEIFFFRVDEEGELHEIESDAEFQQVARVLEHNMKHNH
- a CDS encoding LLM class flavin-dependent oxidoreductase, whose product is MSNVHVPVSVLNLAPIRKGEGAKEAIASLVDLAQAVEQMGYTRYWVAEHHNAPTLVSSATAILVKHILEHTKEIQVGSGGIMLPNHSPLVVAEQFGTMETIYPNRLNLGLGRAPGTDMLTASALRRSNHNSVYTFPADVEEILTYFGPEDEQGAVRAYPGVDADVPVFILGSSTESAVLAAKLGLPYVFAAHFAPRYMEEAIEIYRERFQPSMYLDKPYMMVCLNVIAAETDEEALFESTTLQQFFLNVVRGTKNPLSPPVESMDGLWSPGEKQMAQSMTSVSLIGSKETVRKQLAEFQAAHHVDEIMAVSYIFDPDKQKRSYEILKEITSE
- a CDS encoding GNAT family N-acetyltransferase, whose translation is MIRRLDSNDHEECFHFLKGEAAENVFIIGDIEAYGYEQEFQRVWGEFNEKNELIAVLLKYRENYIPYAKTEEFDGKGFAEIILADGDFSFLSGLERCIARIEPYLSNKLKKKRQFYYAKCTALSEAAHITPAKAEVKLAVPNDAHRLVHLLKAIPEFSDSIITEESKKESMEGGASRTFYIEMDGKMVSTASTTAENSSSAMVVGVATDPAYKKQGLASACMMKLCKELLGEGKELCLFYDNPEAGTIYKKLGFEDIGFWVMNIYHR